From Streptomonospora salina, the proteins below share one genomic window:
- a CDS encoding TetR/AcrR family transcriptional regulator has protein sequence MPERKPRADAERNREAVLAAADDLFARCGDPEEVTMAEIASAAGVGKGTLFRGFGDRTGLIRALYGSRSEPLLRAVAEGPAPLGPETPPARRVPAVLDALLCLKLDNRHLSVALEADGADSPYSAAHYDRAHGMVRAMLEAVPGFGDGDFAAHALLAAVRADLVDHLAGRQGLGRERLRADLAAFTARVLG, from the coding sequence GTGCCCGAGCGCAAGCCCCGCGCCGACGCCGAACGCAACCGCGAGGCGGTCCTCGCGGCGGCCGACGACCTCTTCGCCCGCTGCGGCGACCCGGAGGAGGTGACCATGGCCGAGATCGCCTCCGCCGCCGGAGTCGGCAAAGGCACGCTCTTCCGCGGCTTCGGCGATCGCACCGGCCTGATCCGCGCGCTCTACGGATCCCGGTCCGAACCGCTCCTGCGGGCCGTCGCCGAAGGCCCCGCCCCCCTCGGCCCCGAAACGCCGCCGGCCCGACGCGTGCCCGCGGTCCTCGACGCGCTGCTGTGCCTCAAGCTCGACAACCGCCACCTGTCCGTGGCGCTGGAAGCGGACGGGGCCGACAGCCCCTACAGCGCCGCGCACTACGACCGGGCGCACGGCATGGTCCGCGCCATGCTGGAGGCCGTCCCCGGATTCGGCGACGGCGACTTCGCCGCCCACGCGCTGCTCGCGGCGGTACGCGCCGACCTGGTCGACCACCTGGCCGGCCGGCAGGGGCTGGGCCGGGAGCGGCTGCGTGCGGACCTGGCCGCCTTCACCGCCCGCGTCCTGGGGTGA
- a CDS encoding nuclear transport factor 2 family protein, whose translation MTPPMRPAELIRHSLRLLLDKDIPAWVGLWYDDGVAEFPFAPEGWPKRLEGKAAVAGYMRAYPDHIDLHDIPDLHIHGTDDPATAVVEMRATGRLVQTGDPFEMDYITVVTVEEGRITRFRDYWNPLVPTGHGAAADFARSRE comes from the coding sequence GTGACCCCACCGATGCGACCGGCGGAGCTGATCCGCCACAGCCTGCGGCTGCTGCTGGACAAGGACATCCCCGCCTGGGTCGGGCTGTGGTACGACGACGGCGTCGCCGAATTCCCCTTCGCCCCCGAAGGGTGGCCCAAACGGCTGGAGGGCAAGGCGGCCGTCGCCGGCTACATGCGCGCCTACCCCGACCACATCGACCTGCACGACATCCCCGACCTGCACATCCACGGGACCGACGACCCGGCGACCGCCGTGGTGGAGATGCGCGCGACGGGGCGGCTGGTGCAGACCGGCGACCCGTTCGAAATGGACTACATCACCGTGGTGACCGTCGAGGAGGGCCGCATCACCCGCTTCCGCGACTACTGGAACCCTCTTGTCCCGACCGGACACGGCGCGGCGGCCGACTTCGCCCGGAGCCGGGAGTGA
- a CDS encoding NAD(P)H-binding protein, whose amino-acid sequence MTGAAAVLVVGATGTTGTRVAARLTAQGVRVTAASRGAAPVAGAEAVRFDWYDPGTHDRALRGADGLYLIPPLGSAEPAGTVLPFLERARAAGVRRAVLLSSSAIPAGGMAAGRVHAQLPEVFGEWAVLRPSWFMDNFTGDHAHARSIRETGEVLTATDGGRVGFVDADDIAAVAARALTADRSPDTDLVLTGPEALSYADAAAVIAEETGRAVVHRRLTREGMRDRLAREIPEEFAAVLADLDAAIAEGAEDRTTDTVERITQSPPRDFRTHVRRHAQSLG is encoded by the coding sequence GTGACCGGCGCCGCGGCCGTCCTCGTCGTCGGCGCCACCGGCACCACCGGCACCCGCGTGGCCGCCCGGCTCACCGCGCAGGGCGTCCGGGTCACGGCCGCGAGCCGCGGCGCCGCGCCCGTCGCCGGCGCCGAGGCCGTGCGCTTCGACTGGTACGACCCGGGCACGCACGACCGGGCGCTGCGGGGCGCGGACGGGCTCTACCTGATCCCGCCCCTCGGGTCCGCGGAGCCCGCCGGGACCGTACTGCCCTTCCTGGAGCGCGCCCGCGCAGCCGGGGTGCGCCGCGCGGTGCTACTCAGCTCCTCGGCGATCCCCGCCGGAGGCATGGCCGCCGGGCGCGTCCACGCGCAGCTGCCGGAGGTGTTCGGCGAGTGGGCGGTACTGCGGCCGTCGTGGTTCATGGACAACTTCACCGGCGACCACGCGCACGCGCGCAGCATCCGCGAGACCGGAGAGGTGCTGACCGCCACGGACGGGGGCCGGGTGGGCTTCGTCGACGCCGACGACATCGCGGCCGTGGCCGCCCGCGCGCTGACCGCGGACCGCTCGCCCGACACCGATCTGGTCCTCACCGGCCCCGAGGCGCTGAGCTACGCCGACGCCGCCGCGGTCATCGCCGAGGAGACCGGACGCGCCGTGGTCCACCGGCGGCTGACCCGCGAGGGGATGCGCGACCGGCTGGCCCGCGAGATACCGGAGGAGTTCGCGGCCGTGCTCGCCGACCTGGACGCGGCCATCGCCGAGGGAGCCGAGGACCGCACCACCGACACCGTCGAGCGGATCACCCAAAGCCCGCCGCGCGACTTCCGCACCCATGTGCGGCGGCACGCGCAGAGCCTGGGGTAG
- a CDS encoding RraA family protein, with product MALAETMTAMGTAALTRCGARPLGSHLFAVWPGASFAATALPVRCAPGDNLALHVAVAQAPPETALVVDVAGEPEYGYVDEILTVAARMRGLSGIIIDGCVSDVAAIARSGLPVVSAGVSVRAPGHDAGGEVGRDVPFGDERTTAPVRRGDWIVADDDGAVCLPRGRATAIVADTVEAVAAEERIVDAVIAGGSTLELLNLDPSRVAGWDGAGAAAGHSAERAG from the coding sequence GTGGCGCTTGCGGAAACCATGACGGCGATGGGTACGGCCGCGCTGACACGGTGCGGAGCCAGACCCCTGGGCTCGCACCTGTTCGCGGTCTGGCCCGGGGCGTCCTTCGCCGCCACCGCGCTGCCGGTGCGCTGCGCACCCGGTGACAACCTCGCCCTGCACGTGGCCGTGGCCCAGGCTCCGCCCGAGACCGCCCTGGTCGTCGACGTCGCCGGCGAACCCGAGTACGGCTACGTCGACGAGATCCTGACGGTGGCCGCCCGCATGCGCGGCCTCAGCGGGATCATCATCGACGGCTGCGTCAGCGACGTCGCCGCCATCGCCCGTTCCGGACTCCCCGTGGTCAGCGCCGGCGTCTCGGTGCGCGCACCCGGGCACGACGCCGGCGGCGAGGTCGGCCGCGACGTGCCCTTCGGCGACGAGCGCACGACTGCGCCCGTGCGCCGCGGCGACTGGATCGTCGCCGACGACGACGGTGCGGTGTGCCTGCCGCGCGGCCGGGCCACCGCCATCGTCGCCGACACCGTCGAAGCCGTCGCCGCCGAAGAGCGCATCGTCGACGCGGTGATCGCGGGCGGCAGCACCCTGGAGCTGCTCAACCTCGACCCCTCACGGGTCGCCGGATGGGACGGTGCGGGTGCCGCCGCCGGCCACTCCGCCGAACGCGCGGGCTGA
- the folP gene encoding dihydropteroate synthase, producing MSDEAAPGGVLRLRGREFGPGAHAVMAVVNRTPDSFYDRGATFRFDAALAAADAAVAHGADIVDVGGVKAGHGAHVTAAEEIGRTAPFVAALRARHSGVIVSVDTWRSEVGRACAEAGADLINDTWAGADPALAAVAAEAGAGLVCSHTGGLAPRTDPHRVHYADVLADVAATVGGLAHRAVELGVRPDRVLVDPTHDFGKNTYHSLELTRRLDGLVETGWPVLVAVSNKDFIGETLAAPVDGRGPGTLAALAVSAWQGARVFRVHDVGAARAALDAVAALGTGRSGGRSM from the coding sequence ATGAGCGACGAGGCGGCGCCGGGAGGGGTGCTGCGGCTGCGCGGACGCGAATTCGGCCCCGGGGCCCACGCGGTGATGGCGGTGGTCAACCGCACCCCCGACTCCTTCTACGACCGCGGCGCGACGTTCCGATTCGACGCGGCGCTGGCCGCCGCCGACGCGGCCGTCGCCCACGGCGCCGACATCGTCGACGTGGGCGGTGTCAAGGCGGGCCACGGCGCCCACGTCACCGCCGCCGAGGAGATCGGGCGCACCGCGCCGTTCGTCGCCGCGCTGCGCGCCCGCCACTCCGGGGTGATCGTCTCCGTCGACACGTGGCGCTCGGAGGTGGGCCGCGCCTGCGCCGAGGCCGGCGCCGACCTGATCAACGACACCTGGGCGGGCGCCGACCCCGCCCTGGCCGCGGTGGCCGCCGAGGCCGGCGCCGGGCTGGTGTGCAGCCACACCGGCGGACTGGCGCCGCGCACCGACCCCCACCGGGTGCACTACGCCGACGTGCTCGCCGACGTGGCCGCCACCGTCGGCGGCCTGGCGCACCGCGCGGTGGAGCTGGGGGTGCGCCCCGACCGGGTACTGGTCGACCCCACCCACGATTTCGGCAAGAACACCTACCATTCGCTGGAGCTCACCCGCCGCCTAGACGGCTTGGTCGAAACCGGGTGGCCGGTCCTGGTGGCGGTGTCCAACAAGGACTTCATCGGCGAGACGCTGGCCGCCCCCGTCGACGGGCGCGGCCCGGGCACGCTGGCGGCGCTGGCGGTCTCGGCCTGGCAGGGGGCGCGGGTGTTCCGGGTCCACGACGTGGGCGCCGCGCGGGCCGCGCTGGACGCGGTCGCCGCACTCGGCACAGGCCGCAGCGGAGGTCGCAGCATGTAA
- a CDS encoding Lrp/AsnC family transcriptional regulator has translation MLDAVDAALIRALQGDGRATYQALADGVGLSRTAVRARVKQLVGAGAIRIVGVLHAGVLGMEVFAHISFRVTGPLGPVLEELAEREAVVFAAQTAGRFPVVAHVRVRDDEALAKELGVLRSLTGVTGAEAFRGGAIAKDAYSSVRELRDVAIDPLDWRLVRHLQRDGRASYAELARQVGLSQAAARSRVVRLIEAGVVHVTAIAEPAAVGASEKVGFGLRCRGDSGAVASRLGSLAGVTFLATGFGRYDAIGAASAADRPSLVEALESVRSCSDVTYVETWEHLAVAKERYGGDSAPAD, from the coding sequence GTGCTCGATGCGGTCGATGCCGCGCTCATCAGAGCGCTGCAGGGGGACGGAAGAGCGACATACCAGGCACTCGCCGACGGCGTAGGGCTGTCCCGGACAGCGGTCCGGGCGCGCGTCAAGCAGCTCGTCGGCGCGGGTGCCATCCGGATCGTGGGAGTGCTGCACGCCGGAGTACTGGGAATGGAGGTGTTCGCCCACATATCCTTCCGCGTCACCGGGCCCCTGGGTCCGGTGCTGGAGGAGCTGGCCGAGCGCGAAGCCGTGGTTTTCGCAGCGCAGACCGCCGGGCGCTTCCCGGTCGTGGCCCACGTCCGGGTGCGCGACGACGAGGCGCTGGCCAAGGAGCTGGGCGTGCTGCGCTCGCTGACCGGCGTCACCGGGGCCGAGGCCTTCCGCGGTGGAGCGATCGCCAAGGACGCCTACAGCAGTGTGCGCGAACTGCGCGACGTTGCGATCGACCCGCTGGACTGGCGGCTGGTCCGCCATCTCCAGCGGGACGGGCGCGCGTCCTACGCCGAGCTCGCCCGCCAGGTCGGCCTCTCCCAGGCCGCCGCGCGCTCGCGCGTGGTGCGCCTGATCGAGGCCGGCGTCGTCCACGTCACCGCGATCGCCGAACCGGCCGCGGTGGGCGCCAGCGAGAAGGTCGGATTCGGCCTGCGCTGCCGCGGCGACTCGGGCGCGGTCGCCTCGCGGCTCGGTAGCCTGGCGGGGGTCACGTTCCTCGCCACCGGCTTCGGGCGCTACGACGCCATCGGCGCGGCCAGCGCCGCCGACCGCCCGTCGCTGGTGGAGGCGCTGGAGTCCGTGCGTTCCTGCTCCGACGTCACCTACGTCGAGACCTGGGAGCACCTGGCGGTGGCCAAGGAGCGCTACGGCGGCGACTCCGCGCCCGCCGACTGA
- a CDS encoding LCP family protein yields the protein MAQARDREEPEEPGAPEAASRPATTARALLWTAASLPVPGIAHLRMRRRAAGWAILCCYLVLVAAAAVGAFLVNGDVMRGAQLAVQGRWLLTASVAAFAIAVLWMTVIVHAWTILRPPGSRLLLRTASAVAVAVLCLAVAVPAAAVVRTAYTAYDTLNSVFGTEPEGEPPHDASDPWTGRDRVNVLLLGGDAGSNRYGMRTDSMIVASIDVDHGDVVLIGFPRNLENAQFPDDTALAERYPPPYGFDHLLNDVYQTVAEEPEELAIDPSADDPAADTLKRVIGNLVDLDLDYYALVDMKGFSSLIDAVGGIDVHIEDPIPYGQEGNILEEGDQHLDGYEALWYGRSRVNSDDYARMGRQGCLLKYVAEQTDPATVLTSFQELAGATKKTLRTDIPQSKVASFLDLADLVTDQGRMSTLQLSPPQVTTAHPDWKKIRGLIAEAIGDQEEAQAAEQEGQADGDDEVAPSASPGDGGSGGAEDGAGGAGETAWQEYTGLNEPSPEAPGRQVGDDATALDALCP from the coding sequence ATGGCACAAGCACGCGATCGCGAGGAGCCGGAGGAGCCCGGTGCGCCCGAGGCCGCCTCCCGCCCTGCGACCACCGCGCGAGCGCTGCTGTGGACGGCCGCCTCATTGCCCGTGCCCGGTATCGCCCACCTGCGCATGCGCCGGCGCGCCGCCGGATGGGCGATCCTGTGCTGCTACCTCGTGCTCGTGGCCGCCGCAGCGGTGGGCGCCTTCCTCGTCAACGGCGACGTCATGCGCGGCGCGCAACTGGCCGTGCAGGGGCGCTGGCTGCTGACCGCCTCGGTCGCAGCGTTCGCGATCGCCGTGCTGTGGATGACCGTGATCGTGCACGCCTGGACGATCCTGCGGCCTCCGGGATCGCGCCTGCTGCTGCGCACCGCGAGCGCCGTGGCGGTGGCCGTGCTGTGCCTGGCGGTGGCCGTACCGGCGGCCGCGGTGGTGCGCACGGCCTACACCGCCTACGACACCCTCAACTCCGTCTTCGGAACCGAGCCCGAGGGCGAGCCGCCGCACGACGCGTCCGACCCGTGGACCGGGCGCGACCGGGTCAACGTGCTGCTGCTGGGCGGCGACGCCGGCAGCAACCGCTACGGGATGCGCACCGACTCCATGATCGTGGCCAGCATCGACGTGGACCACGGCGACGTGGTGCTGATCGGGTTTCCACGCAACCTGGAGAACGCGCAGTTCCCCGACGACACCGCCCTAGCGGAGCGCTACCCGCCGCCCTACGGCTTCGACCATCTCCTCAACGACGTCTACCAGACCGTCGCCGAGGAGCCCGAGGAGCTGGCTATCGATCCCTCGGCCGACGATCCGGCCGCCGACACGCTCAAGCGCGTCATCGGCAACCTCGTCGACCTGGACCTGGACTATTACGCGCTGGTGGACATGAAGGGCTTCTCCTCGCTGATCGACGCCGTCGGCGGCATCGACGTGCACATCGAGGACCCCATCCCCTACGGCCAGGAGGGCAACATCCTGGAGGAGGGCGACCAGCACCTCGACGGATACGAGGCGCTGTGGTACGGCCGCAGCCGCGTCAACAGCGACGACTACGCGCGCATGGGCCGCCAGGGGTGCCTGCTGAAGTACGTCGCCGAGCAGACCGACCCCGCAACGGTGCTGACCAGTTTCCAGGAGCTGGCGGGGGCCACGAAGAAGACGCTGCGCACCGACATCCCCCAATCCAAGGTCGCGTCCTTTCTGGACCTGGCCGACCTGGTGACCGACCAGGGGCGGATGTCGACGCTGCAACTCTCGCCGCCCCAGGTCACCACCGCCCACCCGGACTGGAAGAAGATCCGCGGGCTGATCGCCGAAGCGATCGGTGATCAGGAGGAAGCCCAGGCGGCCGAGCAGGAGGGCCAGGCCGACGGCGACGACGAGGTCGCCCCCTCGGCCTCGCCCGGCGACGGCGGCTCCGGCGGCGCCGAGGACGGCGCGGGCGGCGCGGGCGAAACCGCATGGCAGGAGTACACGGGGCTGAACGAGCCCTCGCCCGAGGCGCCGGGGCGCCAGGTCGGCGACGACGCTACCGCCCTGGACGCGCTGTGCCCCTGA
- a CDS encoding GNAT family N-acetyltransferase has protein sequence MEPPDFAVRRAVGTDAAAVAGGWLRSFAAALPTVDRAHTDEQVRSWIREIVVPGQETWAATVAGSVVAMMVLDGQDLAQLYLDPRWQGRGIGGRLVRLAQQRRPAGLALWTFQVNESARRFYERHGFVAAERTDGRGNAEREPDIRYSWRPGSADG, from the coding sequence GTGGAGCCACCCGATTTCGCCGTCCGCCGTGCGGTCGGCACCGACGCCGCCGCGGTGGCCGGAGGCTGGCTGCGTTCGTTCGCAGCGGCGCTTCCGACCGTGGACCGAGCCCATACGGACGAACAGGTCCGGTCCTGGATCCGGGAGATCGTCGTACCCGGGCAGGAGACGTGGGCGGCGACCGTCGCAGGCTCGGTGGTCGCGATGATGGTGCTGGACGGCCAGGACCTCGCCCAGCTCTATCTCGATCCGCGCTGGCAGGGCCGGGGCATCGGCGGGCGCCTCGTGCGCCTGGCCCAACAGCGTCGCCCGGCCGGGTTGGCGCTGTGGACCTTCCAGGTCAACGAATCGGCACGGCGTTTCTACGAGCGGCACGGCTTCGTCGCTGCGGAGCGCACCGACGGCCGGGGCAACGCCGAACGCGAGCCGGACATCCGGTATTCGTGGCGCCCCGGGTCCGCTGACGGGTGA
- a CDS encoding flavin reductase family protein, translating into MGEHAAGVVVVTAEAPHGPVGVTATSFTSVSLDPPLVSFYIDDRSSTWQGLREAPAFAVNILGEHQQEVASRFAARGVDRFAPPTRWRRGSEDLPLLHGAAGHLLCRKHDVLAVGDHWLVVGRVAQSRVSAEAGRPLVYHRGRYGGFSA; encoded by the coding sequence ATGGGCGAGCACGCCGCCGGGGTGGTGGTGGTGACGGCCGAGGCGCCGCACGGGCCCGTCGGGGTGACCGCGACCTCGTTCACCAGCGTGAGCCTGGACCCCCCTCTGGTGTCCTTCTACATCGACGACCGCTCCTCCACCTGGCAGGGCCTGCGTGAGGCCCCCGCCTTCGCGGTCAACATCCTCGGCGAGCACCAGCAGGAAGTCGCATCGCGCTTCGCCGCCCGCGGCGTCGACCGCTTCGCGCCGCCGACGCGGTGGCGGCGCGGCTCCGAGGACCTGCCGCTGCTGCACGGTGCGGCGGGCCACCTGCTGTGCCGCAAGCACGACGTCCTCGCCGTCGGCGACCACTGGCTGGTGGTCGGCCGCGTCGCCCAGTCCCGGGTTTCGGCCGAGGCCGGCCGCCCGCTGGTGTACCACCGCGGCCGCTACGGCGGGTTCTCCGCCTAG
- a CDS encoding TldD/PmbA family protein encodes MPDIDADFLALPMRRLADAALQRARDLGAEHADFRLERIRGRYLALTDAALDSESDSDTLGFAVRVVHDGVWGFAAATELSPDTAAAVAERAVQVAAVSAAAATDRIELAAEPAHPDATWVSSYEIDPFEVAPREQTSMLAGWSRRLLDDSRVDHVDASMLAVKEQKFYADTAGTTTTQQRVRIAPGAEVFAARDGVLDSMRTIAPPAGRGWEYLARVEPEIDSLPELLAEKLAAPSVEPGTYDLVLHPSNLWLTIHESVGHATELDRALGYEAAYAGTSFATPDRLGGLQYGSPIMNVTGDRTVEHGLATVGYDDEGVATSSFDLVRDGVLTGYQRDRRISHVQGYASSNGCAHADSPATMPIQRMANVSLAADPDGPSTDGLIAGVEDGVYVVGDKSWSIDMQRYNFQFTGQRFYRIAGGRITGMLRDAAYQATTTDFWGAMRALGGPQTYELGGSFMCGKGQPGQVAAVSHGCPSAAFSGIRILNTVQEAGK; translated from the coding sequence GTGCCTGATATCGATGCTGACTTCCTCGCCCTGCCGATGCGGCGGCTCGCCGACGCCGCGCTGCAGCGGGCCCGCGACCTGGGCGCCGAGCACGCGGACTTCCGCCTGGAACGGATCCGCGGCCGCTACCTCGCCCTGACCGACGCTGCGCTGGACAGCGAGTCCGACAGCGACACCCTCGGCTTCGCCGTGCGGGTCGTGCACGACGGCGTGTGGGGCTTCGCCGCCGCGACCGAGCTGAGCCCCGACACCGCGGCGGCCGTCGCCGAGCGCGCCGTGCAGGTCGCCGCGGTCTCGGCCGCGGCCGCCACCGACCGCATCGAGCTCGCCGCCGAACCGGCCCACCCCGACGCCACCTGGGTGTCCTCCTACGAGATCGACCCCTTCGAGGTCGCCCCGCGCGAGCAGACGTCCATGCTGGCCGGCTGGAGCCGCCGCCTGCTCGACGACAGCCGGGTCGACCACGTCGACGCGTCGATGCTGGCGGTCAAGGAGCAGAAGTTCTACGCCGACACCGCCGGTACGACCACCACCCAGCAGCGGGTGCGCATCGCGCCGGGCGCCGAGGTGTTCGCCGCCCGCGACGGCGTCCTCGACAGCATGCGCACGATCGCGCCGCCGGCCGGGCGCGGATGGGAGTACCTCGCCCGGGTCGAACCCGAGATCGACTCGCTTCCGGAGCTGCTCGCCGAGAAGCTGGCCGCGCCCAGTGTCGAGCCCGGGACCTACGACCTGGTCCTGCACCCCTCCAACCTGTGGCTGACCATCCACGAATCCGTCGGCCACGCGACCGAGCTGGACCGGGCGCTGGGCTACGAGGCCGCCTACGCCGGCACCTCGTTCGCCACACCCGACCGGCTGGGCGGCCTGCAGTACGGCTCGCCGATCATGAACGTCACCGGCGACCGCACCGTGGAGCACGGCCTGGCCACCGTCGGCTACGACGACGAGGGCGTGGCCACCTCCTCCTTCGACCTCGTCCGCGACGGCGTCCTGACGGGCTACCAGCGCGACCGCCGGATCTCGCACGTGCAGGGCTACGCCTCCTCCAACGGCTGCGCCCACGCCGACTCCCCCGCCACGATGCCGATCCAGCGTATGGCGAACGTGTCGCTGGCAGCCGATCCCGACGGCCCGTCCACCGACGGGCTGATCGCCGGTGTCGAGGACGGCGTCTACGTGGTCGGTGACAAGAGCTGGTCCATCGACATGCAGCGCTACAACTTCCAGTTCACCGGGCAGCGGTTCTACCGCATCGCCGGAGGCCGCATCACGGGGATGCTGCGCGACGCGGCCTATCAGGCCACCACGACCGACTTCTGGGGTGCGATGCGCGCGCTGGGCGGCCCGCAGACCTACGAGCTGGGCGGTTCGTTCATGTGCGGCAAGGGACAGCCGGGGCAGGTGGCCGCGGTCAGCCACGGCTGCCCCAGCGCGGCCTTCTCCGGCATCCGCATCCTCAACACAGTGCAGGAGGCAGGCAAGTGA
- a CDS encoding metallopeptidase TldD-related protein — translation MSGTTPQAVVERVLGLARADGCMVLVEDGASANLRWAGNSLTTNGSTQSRTVTVIALCRSDRGVSVGVRTRTGVAGGDLEDLVRAAEAAASQALPAEDAVALLEPGDTAVSESTDWDAPVPTTDISVFSGLAPGLGRAFRRGSAAERRFYGYAEHTVASTFFGSSTGVRLRHDQPSGTVELNAKTGVSFSTADGGHSAWAGRATRDFADVDAEELEDELARRVRWSRQRVDLPAGRYETLMPPSAVADMMALLYFSATARDAAEGRTVFSGSGGAGATRVGERLADMPLTLFSDPAYAGLECAPFVAAGAPGRRVTAFDNGRPLGRTEWISDGTLAALPQTRRSAELTGLALTPHVENLVLESGSATASLDEMIARTERGLLLTCLWYVREVDPQSLLLTGLTRDGVYLVEDGEVTGAVNNFRFNESPVSLLDRATEAGATVPALGREIGDSFPRTAMPPLRIPDFNMSTVSQAS, via the coding sequence GTGAGCGGCACGACTCCGCAGGCGGTGGTGGAGCGGGTCCTGGGGCTGGCCCGCGCGGACGGCTGCATGGTGCTGGTCGAGGACGGCGCGAGCGCCAACCTGCGCTGGGCCGGGAACTCGCTGACCACCAACGGATCCACGCAGTCCCGCACGGTCACGGTGATCGCGCTGTGCCGCTCCGACCGCGGCGTGTCGGTGGGTGTGCGCACCCGTACCGGCGTGGCGGGCGGCGACCTGGAGGACCTGGTGCGCGCGGCCGAGGCGGCCGCATCCCAGGCCCTTCCGGCCGAGGACGCCGTGGCCCTGCTGGAACCCGGCGACACGGCGGTGTCGGAGTCCACCGACTGGGACGCCCCGGTCCCCACCACCGACATCTCGGTGTTCTCCGGACTGGCGCCGGGCCTGGGGCGGGCCTTCCGACGCGGGTCGGCGGCGGAGCGGCGGTTCTACGGCTACGCCGAGCACACCGTCGCCTCCACCTTCTTCGGCAGCTCCACCGGGGTGCGGCTGCGCCACGACCAGCCCTCGGGAACGGTCGAACTCAACGCCAAGACCGGAGTGTCCTTCTCCACCGCCGACGGCGGCCACTCGGCGTGGGCCGGACGGGCCACGCGCGACTTCGCCGACGTCGACGCCGAGGAGCTGGAGGACGAACTGGCGCGGCGGGTGCGCTGGTCCCGGCAGCGGGTCGACCTTCCAGCCGGGCGCTACGAAACCCTGATGCCGCCCAGCGCGGTCGCCGACATGATGGCGCTGCTGTACTTCTCCGCCACGGCCCGCGACGCCGCCGAAGGGCGCACCGTGTTCTCCGGCTCCGGTGGCGCCGGCGCCACCCGCGTGGGCGAACGGCTCGCGGACATGCCGCTGACCCTGTTCAGCGACCCTGCCTATGCGGGCCTGGAGTGCGCTCCCTTCGTCGCGGCCGGCGCGCCGGGGCGGCGGGTGACCGCCTTCGACAACGGCCGGCCGCTGGGGCGTACCGAGTGGATCTCCGACGGCACGCTCGCCGCTCTGCCCCAGACCCGCCGGTCGGCGGAGCTGACCGGTCTGGCGCTGACCCCGCACGTCGAGAACCTGGTGCTGGAGTCCGGATCCGCAACGGCGAGCCTGGACGAGATGATCGCCCGGACCGAGCGGGGCCTGCTGCTGACGTGCCTGTGGTACGTGCGCGAGGTCGACCCGCAGAGCCTGCTGCTGACCGGGTTGACGCGCGACGGCGTCTACCTGGTCGAGGACGGCGAGGTCACCGGCGCGGTGAACAACTTCCGGTTCAACGAGTCGCCGGTGTCGCTGCTCGACCGCGCCACCGAGGCCGGAGCCACCGTGCCCGCCCTGGGCCGCGAAATCGGCGACAGCTTTCCCCGCACGGCCATGCCGCCGCTGCGGATCCCCGATTTCAACATGTCCACGGTCAGCCAGGCGTCCTGA
- a CDS encoding dodecin, which produces MSHSTYSVTEVVGSSPDGLEQAIRNGIDRTAATVRHLDWFEVTEIRGHLEDGAIGHFQVGMKVGFRLDE; this is translated from the coding sequence ATGTCGCACAGCACCTACAGCGTCACCGAGGTCGTCGGCAGCTCGCCCGACGGCCTGGAGCAGGCCATCCGCAACGGGATCGACCGCACGGCCGCCACCGTGCGCCACCTCGACTGGTTCGAGGTCACCGAGATCCGCGGCCATCTGGAGGACGGCGCGATCGGCCACTTCCAGGTGGGGATGAAGGTCGGTTTCCGCCTCGACGAGTAG